The Palaemon carinicauda isolate YSFRI2023 chromosome 33, ASM3689809v2, whole genome shotgun sequence genome contains a region encoding:
- the LOC137626179 gene encoding uncharacterized protein, whose product MEMEEMEEIKKIHEKIEKLQNDYFQKDLQIKEQEQKQEILKTEMEEMEEFKKILNEKIEKLEKDFAGKDLQMKEQEKKQEILNTKVKKQIIKEIRKIHNEKIEKLENDCVQKDLKMKEQKNILEILKTENALLHLLQAEANAAS is encoded by the coding sequence atggaaatggaggaaatggaagaaatCAAGAAAAttcatgagaaaatagaaaaactgcaaaacgactacttccaaaaagatcttcagattaaGGAACAGGAgcagaaacaggaaattcttaaaacggaaatggaggaaatggaagaatttaagaaaatccttaatgagaaaatagaaaaactggaaaaggacttcGCCGGAAAAGACCtacagatgaaggaacaggagaagaaacaggaaattcttaatACGAAAGTGAAAAAGCAAATAATCAAGGAAATTAGGAAAAtccataatgagaaaatagaaaaactggaaaatgactgcgtccaaaaagatcttAAGATGAAGgaacaaaaaaatatattggaaattctaaaaactgaaaatgctcttctgcatctccttcaagctgaagcgaacgcagcctcCTGA